In one Balaenoptera musculus isolate JJ_BM4_2016_0621 chromosome 2, mBalMus1.pri.v3, whole genome shotgun sequence genomic region, the following are encoded:
- the LOC118890709 gene encoding LOW QUALITY PROTEIN: general transcription factor 3C polypeptide 6-like (The sequence of the model RefSeq protein was modified relative to this genomic sequence to represent the inferred CDS: substituted 1 base at 1 genomic stop codon) has product MAAAAEESSRGYWDEEEEEAEQLVLVELSGIIDSDFLXKSENKCKILGIDTEKPILQVDSYVFAREYEDTLGTCVIFEENVEHVDAEGNNKTVLKYKCHTMKKLSMTRTLLTEKKEGEENIGGVEWLQIKENDFSCRPNMICSFLHENEADEVVAPDPDKSLELEEQEIQMKDNSNLSYEQEKPPNLDIEDSGPLIDIPSETEGSVFMETQETALEITPR; this is encoded by the coding sequence ATGGCGGCGGCGGCCGAGGAGTCGAGTCGGGGGTActgggatgaggaggaggaggaggcagagcaGTTGGTTCTGGTGGAATTATCAGGAATTATTGATTCAGACTTTctctaaaaatctgaaaataaatgcaAGATTTTGGGAATTGATACTGAGAAGCCCATTCTGCAAGTGGACAGCTATGTCTTTGCTAGAGAGTATGAAGACACTCTTGGGACCTGtgttatatttgaagaaaatgttgaACATGTGGATGCAGAAGGCAATAATAAAACAGTGCTAAAATATAAATGCCACACAATGAAGAAGCTCAGCATGACAAGAACTCTTCtgacagaaaagaaggaaggagaagaaaacataggtggtgtGGAATGGCTGCAAATCAAGGAAAATGATTTCTCCTGTAGACCCAACAtgatttgtagttttctgcatgAAAATGAAGCGGATGAAGTTGTAGCTCCAGACCCAGATAAATCTTTGGAGTTGGAAGAGCAAGAGATTCAAATGAAAGATAATTCAAACCTGAGTTATGAACAGGAGAAACCACCGAACTTGGATATAGAGGATTCTGGTCCTCTTATTGATATCCCTTCTGAGACAGAAGGCTCTGTTTTTATGGAAACTCAAGAAACTGCCTTAGAAATCACTCCTAGATGA